The following coding sequences are from one Ornithorhynchus anatinus isolate Pmale09 chromosome 18, mOrnAna1.pri.v4, whole genome shotgun sequence window:
- the C18H4orf19 gene encoding uncharacterized protein C4orf19 homolog, giving the protein MGCRCCKLIQSYLLDPVQAPSPAYVAELTSRGPAECIVPNPKAPQSGGTQGHKSQLYIEEPASTDIQEEEPSPPGEVQLSWVPAAPEEATGTEDWTEEATNGIGLCLGGLPGGDPSHSPAGSPTNRDSPTVGQGQPGANLEGYSGPRVLSGAQSPQPGTSQTRGEDVSGHDAGPLPAADPPGASLSADGRPEGSFDWPRLASGPATLPMVGDHFSGRPSARSGRQNSPGEVVEAEVVMVSLSTEGPSRAGRGQWERAGMGEEEDDVAVAEALAALEAATAGEEVGMDKE; this is encoded by the exons ATGGGGTGCAGGTGCTGCAAATTAATACAAAG TTACCTGCTGGACCCGGTGCAAGCGCCATCGCCCGCCTACGTGGCCGAGCTGACCAGCCGGGGTCCCGCAGAGTGCATCGTGCCAAACCCCAAGGCCCCGCAGTCCGGAGGAACCCAAGGACACAAAAGCCAGCTCTATATCGAGGAGCCGGCGAGCACTGACATCCAGGAGGAAGAGCCCTCCCCACCGGGAGAGGTGCAGTTGTCCTGGGTGCCTGCTGCCCCAGAAGAGGCCACCGGCACCGAGGACTGGACTGAGGAGGCCACTAATGGCATCGGCCTTTGCCTGGGCGGACTCCCCGGGGGGGACCCCAGTCACAGCCCCGCCGGCTCCCCTACAAACAGGGACAGCCCCACGGTGGGCCAGGGTCAGCCCGGAGcgaacttggaagggtacagtgggCCCCGAGTCCTCAGCGGTGCCCAAAGCCCCCAGCCGGGCACATCCCAAACCAGGGGAGAGGACGTTTCAGGCCATGACGCCGGGCCACTCCCAGCCGCGGACCCCCCTGGCGCCTCGCTCTCAGCTGATGGCCGGCCCGAGGGCTCCTTCGACTGGCCCCGCCTCGCGTCGGGGCCGGCGACCCTCCCCATGGTTGGGGATCACTTCTCTGGTCGGCCCAGCGCCAGGAGCGGGAGGCAAAACTCACCAGGGGAAGTTGTTGAGGCCGAGGTCGTGATGGTCTCACTAAGCACAGAGGGGCCCAGCCGGGCGGGCAGAGGCCAGTGGGAGCGagcggggatgggagaggaggaggatgatgtggCCGTGGCGGAAGCCCTGGCAGCACTGGAGGCTGCTACGGCCGGTGAGGAAGTAGGAATGGACAAAGAGTAG